A window of Chloroflexota bacterium contains these coding sequences:
- a CDS encoding ABC transporter ATP-binding protein: MDHPYLEVRNLIHEYDGKRVLSISRLEIYPGEIFAVIGPNGAGKSTLLRILNLLEKPSCGEIVVGGVLVGPSTNTLLLRRKMVMVFQEPLLFNSTVFENIAYGLRVRKYSRAEIERRVNQFLAKFDIHHLSGHHALRLSGGEAQRVSLARALVFEPEVLLLDEPFASLDTPTKEALSEDLERVIREMKLTTVYVTHDRTEALTFADRMAVMDKGEILQIGTPEEIFNSPVNERVADFVGVETILSGTVVSVQDGLAEVDVMGERVQTVCSSSVGEKVFLCIRPEHVTLQGTKSTRQRGEGEWQEAISSARNRFVGTVTKVIPRGAIVKVCLDCGFPLVSFVTKQSAEELELKEGRIVSVSFKATAVHAIKK; the protein is encoded by the coding sequence TTGGATCATCCGTACCTGGAAGTAAGAAACCTGATTCATGAGTACGATGGCAAGCGAGTGCTCTCTATTAGCCGATTGGAGATTTACCCTGGGGAGATTTTCGCTGTTATCGGGCCCAACGGTGCTGGAAAAAGCACCTTGCTCAGGATACTGAATTTGTTGGAAAAGCCATCCTGCGGAGAGATCGTTGTCGGCGGCGTGCTCGTCGGACCATCTACCAATACACTGCTGCTCCGAAGAAAGATGGTTATGGTTTTCCAAGAACCCTTGCTCTTCAACAGCACCGTTTTCGAAAACATCGCATATGGTTTGAGGGTAAGAAAATATTCCAGGGCAGAGATCGAGAGGCGGGTGAATCAATTCCTAGCGAAGTTTGATATCCACCATTTATCCGGTCATCATGCCTTGAGGCTCTCTGGGGGAGAAGCACAAAGAGTCTCCCTGGCCCGGGCTCTCGTTTTTGAACCTGAAGTTCTCCTGCTTGATGAGCCTTTCGCTTCCCTAGACACCCCTACGAAAGAAGCACTCAGTGAGGACCTCGAGCGCGTCATCCGTGAGATGAAATTGACCACCGTGTATGTAACCCACGATAGAACGGAAGCGCTGACATTCGCTGATCGAATGGCGGTCATGGATAAGGGCGAGATCCTTCAGATTGGAACACCTGAGGAGATATTCAACTCTCCTGTAAACGAGAGGGTAGCGGACTTTGTGGGAGTCGAGACCATTCTCTCGGGGACCGTTGTTTCCGTCCAGGACGGGTTAGCCGAAGTGGACGTGATGGGGGAGAGAGTGCAGACCGTTTGTAGCTCTTCGGTGGGCGAAAAGGTCTTCCTGTGCATTCGCCCGGAGCATGTAACTCTGCAGGGGACAAAGAGCACACGGCAGAGGGGCGAAGGCGAGTGGCAGGAGGCGATCTCCAGTGCTCGAAACAGATTTGTGGGCACAGTAACGAAAGTGATACCCAGAGGCGCAATCGTAAAAGTGTGTTTGGATTGCGGATTTCCTTTGGTCTCCTTTGTGACCAAGCAATCCGCGGAGGAACTCGAACTAAAGGAGGGCCGAATTGTTTCAGTCAGTTTCAAGGCTACGGCAGTGCATGCAATAAAGAAATAG
- a CDS encoding ABC transporter permease has translation MELIWEGVRKAVMLLITGDRELIEIALLSVKVSGSAVLVSMLLGIPLGMFLALSSFPGRRLLIAIMNTGMSLPPVVVGLFVTIILWRSGPLGFWGVLYTPTAMIIAQVLIAAPIVCGLTIAAFQQINPKLRLQALSLGASHSQMLLTLIKEARLPTLAAIMAGFGGVISEVGAVMMVGGNIKGQTRVLTTATVMETRMGHFDMAIALSIVLLVLAFIVNLVLTTIQQRGGPWIIRTWK, from the coding sequence ATGGAGCTAATTTGGGAGGGCGTCAGAAAAGCGGTTATGCTTTTGATCACGGGAGATCGGGAACTCATAGAGATTGCTCTACTATCCGTAAAAGTTTCTGGCAGTGCAGTCCTGGTCTCCATGCTCCTGGGTATTCCGCTGGGTATGTTCCTCGCCCTCTCTTCATTTCCAGGAAGAAGACTTCTGATCGCCATCATGAACACGGGGATGAGCCTCCCTCCAGTTGTGGTTGGCCTATTTGTGACCATAATTCTCTGGCGGAGTGGCCCGTTGGGTTTCTGGGGGGTGCTCTATACTCCAACGGCTATGATCATTGCCCAAGTGCTCATCGCTGCGCCGATCGTGTGTGGTCTGACGATCGCCGCTTTTCAGCAGATCAATCCGAAGTTAAGGCTACAGGCTTTATCCCTGGGAGCCTCTCACAGTCAGATGCTCCTGACCCTCATCAAAGAGGCGCGTTTGCCCACTCTCGCTGCCATCATGGCTGGCTTTGGCGGGGTCATCTCCGAAGTGGGGGCAGTAATGATGGTGGGCGGCAATATAAAAGGCCAAACCAGAGTCCTAACCACGGCGACGGTGATGGAAACTCGAATGGGGCATTTTGACATGGCTATCGCCTTGAGCATAGTTCTTTTGGTCTTGGCTTTTATCGTTAATTTGGTTCTCACCACGATTCAGCAAAGAGGCGGGCCTTGGATCATCCGTACCTGGAAGTAA
- a CDS encoding substrate-binding domain-containing protein has protein sequence MKFRKAGVVVTLALILSLLLGCQTKKQTLILATTTSTHDTGLLDEILPIFEKKYNATVKTIAVGTGEAIAMGQRGEADVLLVHSPKAEEQFVADGYGVNREDVMYNDFVLVGPAADPAGVRGMDASSALKQIASTKALFVSRGDDSGTHKKEKELWQKAGVQPPSDSYISTGQGMAETLRIADEKGAYTLADRGTYLSLKQSISLTILVEGDKVLFNPYGVIAVNPAKFPKVNYDLAVKFINWITSLETQQIIGNFGKEKYGQALFTPNSQEWRAKTGQ, from the coding sequence ATGAAGTTCAGAAAAGCGGGAGTGGTCGTAACTTTGGCCCTGATCTTAAGCCTGTTGCTAGGATGCCAAACGAAAAAACAGACTTTGATCCTGGCCACAACTACTAGTACTCACGATACCGGGCTGTTGGATGAAATCCTCCCCATTTTTGAGAAAAAATACAATGCAACCGTCAAGACTATCGCCGTGGGGACCGGGGAAGCCATTGCTATGGGACAAAGAGGCGAGGCCGATGTGTTATTAGTGCATTCGCCAAAGGCCGAGGAACAATTCGTCGCCGATGGATATGGAGTGAACCGCGAGGATGTCATGTACAACGATTTCGTCCTCGTAGGTCCTGCCGCCGATCCTGCCGGGGTTAGAGGTATGGATGCTTCCAGTGCCCTGAAGCAGATCGCTTCTACAAAAGCCCTCTTTGTTTCTCGGGGCGACGACTCTGGAACTCACAAGAAAGAGAAGGAACTTTGGCAAAAGGCCGGCGTTCAGCCCCCGAGCGATTCCTATATCTCAACAGGGCAGGGCATGGCGGAAACCCTCCGCATCGCCGACGAAAAGGGAGCGTATACCCTTGCAGACCGGGGAACTTACCTCTCGCTCAAACAAAGTATAAGTCTAACGATCCTGGTCGAGGGCGACAAGGTTTTGTTCAACCCCTACGGGGTGATCGCTGTCAATCCAGCGAAATTTCCCAAGGTGAATTATGATCTGGCAGTGAAGTTCATCAACTGGATCACCTCTCTTGAAACTCAACAGATCATCGGGAATTTCGGCAAGGAGAAATACGGACAAGCCTTGTTTACCCCTAACTCACAAGAGTGGCGGGCCAAGACCGGGCAATAG